accatatgcaacaatgatgcatgtaatgaccgattttgttcaaatatgaatgtttcattaatgagtgaatgtaTGCTCTCTTAAGGCTGTGCCGTCCtcagtcacgcgtacagttgcgaattgctagaacaaatctgcttctttgtagggtttgacctTTTGATTCTGGATTTTCGATGCATCTTCTCTATACTGATTAGCAAAAGCCTTCGCTCATTCcccaaacccaactcttcagctatctttcttccttttctttgcttatttgcacgtgtgcccacttttgagttcaatgctgccatttcatctgggtttattttttcatttggttgtGCGCTTcatatgattatgatcttccctttcctgctaatgcttacctcggcttcaagtcttttattcaaatcctttccagcttaggatgccaaaatctgatcaaattcctgtcaaaagtaatgtcctgatgcattcttcatattttctgtcaaaactttgtcagtgataaattcaatagtatagccatgcatgtcaattactgaatgcaaatgataaacctttggaatatggattgagaatggaattgggtatggaaaaagatgtcacaagtgacaaaactatagaaatgaatttcttcaccatttttattgaaaggacgagtgccgattgacaaaggtatgtacaagaatgtagagaagtcaaaggaagaagggacaaacccaacttcttcaagatgaaatatgtaataattcaaagattccaccaaaactgccccagttttggtgtgcacccaattaacaatgatcaaatctgactcgtctgagactgtctctgagtcctccatttctgctaacaaacttctcattctgtttaacgaacaaacaaatgatAGTATAAAGAGCATCCTgagaactgccccagttttggatgtttgcccaaataactgtcctccaatctggcaactacgaggtcgattctgtactccgcaccaatgtcaatgcaagacaagttaacaaccaacagactcatgtctcgaCCTCCTTTCTTGCAGCCATAATTAGAGTacccgtgagggttttcactccaataaaatttcttgttgtccctaattttggcctagagcgccttttcaggctttcactctagcgggatttttcttattttgtccctaatttttgcctagagcgccctttcgggttttcactctagcggggttttttttttttttttttttttttttttttttttttttttttttaagcataataaCGCCTGAGAACATcaacatttactgggtgaggcaaatcatctccatccatccttgccaaaattactgctccaccagagaatgctttcttcaccacatatggtccctcgtaggtaggagtccatttcccacggtgatctttttgaggtggctgaatcatctttagtactaaatccccttctctgaaacaacgagggcgcaccctcttgtgatgtgctcttatcattcgtctttgataaagctgtcctctacaaagtgcccctaatcttctctcttcaataaaatttagatgttcataacgagTTCGGACCCACTCCGTCTCATCTAAATTGGCTTCCACCACTACTCTTATCGAGGGGAtctctacttcaatgggaagaacagcctctgtcccgtatactaaagcaaaaggactttcaccagtggatgtacgcacagaagtccggtacccatataaagcgaaaggaagcttttcatgccaatctttgtaattctctgtcatcttctggatgattttcttgatatttttgttagctgcctcaacagccccgttcatcttgggacgataaggagatgaattatgatgcttgatcttgaactgctcacaTAAATCGTTCACcatcttgctgttgaaattcgtgccattatcagtaatgatcctttcgggaaccccatagcgacatacaatatcttttctcaagaatcgggcgataacgttacttgtcactttagcataagaatttgcttccacccactttgtaaaataatcaattgcaaccaggatgaaacgatgtccgttggaagctttgggctcgatagggccaataacatcgataccccacattgaaaaaggccaaggtgctgctaatacccgcagagggttcactgggacatgagttttatcagcataaatctggcacttatggcatctgatcgcatatctaatacaatctctttccatggtaagccaatagtaaccggctcgcaatatcttccttgccattgaatatccactcgaatgagtaccacatattccttcatgaatctcttccataatctgcttggcttcatcaatatccacgcatcgaagaagcacaaatcccgagcttctcttatacaatacatttttatccaagaaaaaagagcttgagagtcttcggatggtgcgtttgtcattatctgaggcctctggagggtattctcctttctccaaatactgttttacatcataataccagggtttgccattaggttctgctactatattcaaacaatgtgcctgaatttcacgtttctcaatcttgataacctccacttctcctcgagggtccaaaccaaacatggctgccaaagtggccaaagcatctgccatctggttttcttctcttggaatatgatcaaattccacacagtcaaaaaatttgattaactttttgatgtgttgataatacgggactaacttggcatccctggtttcccattcgtcacacaattgcctgatcaccaattgagagtcaccataaacctgaagctttttaatcccaacatcaatagcagcttgaattcccatggcacaggcctcatactcagacacattattggtacagttgaaataaagcttagcagtaaacggggtaacttttccctctggagaaataagcacagccccaatcccattaccaacgatattagaagcgccatcaaacaacataacccatccgtccatatctttccggctctccatttctaaggacaagatttctccatctgggaaccctggattcataggctgagagtcatcaatcgcctgttctgctaagtaatctgctattgcacttcccttcactgccttctgagcaacatacaaaatatcgtattctgacaacaacatctgccattttgcgatcctccccgaaagagatggtttttcaaaaatatacttgatcggatccatcctcgagatcaaccaagtagtgtgataaagcatatattgcctgagcctatgcgcagcccatgccaatgaacaacaagttttctccaacatggagtagtttgcctcacaactagtgaatttcttgctcaagtagtagattgcatgctctatcctcccggatgaatcatgttgccctaacatacaccccatcgaattgtccgacacagtcaagtagagaataagcgggctcccagcaatcggaggcatcaagaccggtggattttgtaaatactgtttaattctctcaaaggcactttgacattcatcattccattctgatgggttattcttccgaagtaacttaaaaattggctcacacgtagttgtcaactgtgaaatgaaccttgcaatgtaattgagtttccctaagaaacctctgacttctttctcggtgcgaggggccggcatctctataatcgccttcactttatccgggtctacttcaatacctctcctactgacaataaaacccaacaacttccctgaggttgccccaaatgtgcatttcgagggattcaacttcaattggtgccttctcaacctcttgaacaacttctccaggttaatcacgtgatcttcatcctcctttgacttagcaatcatgtcatccacatacacctcaatctctttatgcatcatatcatgaaacagagtaaccatggctcgctgataagtagctcccgcatttttgagaccaaatggcatgactttgtaacaaaaggtaccccataaagtgatgaaagtagttttctcctgatcttccggtgccatcttaatctggttatatcctgagaatccatccatgaaggagaacgcaaaatgtttagcagtattgtctactaatatgtcaatttggggtaaaggaaagtcatctttcgggctcgcccgattaagatccctgtaatccacgcacatccgaaccttaccgtctttcttcgggactggtacgatatttgcaacccaatcagggtattttgctacagcaaggaatcctgcatcaaattgcttttttacttcatctctaatcttcaaaagcatttccggcttcaatcttctcaacttttgcttcactggcagacaatctggttttaatggcaatttatggaccactatgttggtatcaagtcctggcatatcttgatatgaccatgcaaaaacgtcctgatattcatgtagcaaacctatcaatctttttctatctcctccttcaaaagctgcaccaatcctaacctcctttttctgatcttcagttcccaagttaacaacctcagttatttctttatgcggctgaactatcttctcctcttggttaacttgccttaacatttctggcgacatctcaaattcatcctcaatgtcggaatcagattcaacattgttaatgggtgccccaaaatctggtccattcggttcatcttttttattatcatcaatttcagtcctgttaaaatggaatgtgtgagatttggatttgttagaagtgatgtgtgagataaggtgaatagatgtgagaattttgagcaaagatttttatttatgataagcatagcagaatcatcagaaacatgagaacatgcaaaggccatactatgcgaattcatcaaaagataaagtaaagacatgctcattacaaaaacccaatcagtggccgtgagctagaccacagatcatagtgcatatggagattactcttgaaggctgttgatcgagactggcagttcaaaactggtccagttgttgagctcaaagCCTGGAGGCCgtggcaaggcttaacagcaaagttttgatcattccccataatagcaacatggaattcctcaaactgctcacataactccccaaaatttctgactgttggattgctatgttttcacttccgtatcatat
This DNA window, taken from Tripterygium wilfordii isolate XIE 37 chromosome 20, ASM1340144v1, whole genome shotgun sequence, encodes the following:
- the LOC119986537 gene encoding uncharacterized protein LOC119986537, translating into MLRQVNQEEKIVQPHKEITEVVNLGTEDQKKEVRIGAAFEGGDRKRLIGLLHEYQDVFAWSYQDMPGLDTNIVVHKLPLKPDCLPVKQKLRRLKPEMLLKIRDEVKKQFDAGFLAVAKYPDWVANIVPVPKKDGKVRMCVDYRDLNRASPKDDFPLPQIDILVDNTAKHFAFSFMDGFSGYNQIKMAPEDQEKTTFITLWGTFCYKVMPFGLKNAGATYQRAMVTLFHDMMHKEIEVYVDDMIAKSKEDEDHVINLEKLFKRLRRHQLKLNPSKCTFGATSGKLLGFIVSRRGIEVDPDKVKAIIEMPAPRTEKEVRGFLGKLNYIARFISQLTTTCEPIFKLLRKNNPSEWNDECQSAFERIKQYLQNPPVLMPPIAGSPLILYLTVSDNSMGCMLGQHDSSGRIEHAIYYLSKKFTSCEANYSMLEKTCCSLAWAAHRLRQYMLYHTTWLISRMDPIKYIFEKPSLSGRIAKWQMLLSEYDILYVAQKAVKGSAIADYLAEQAIDDSQPMNPGFPDGEILSLEMESRKDMDGWVMLFDGASNIVGNGIGAVLISPEGKVTPFTAKLYFNCTNNVSEYEACAMGIQAAIDVGIKKLQVYGDSQLVIRQLCDEWETRDAKLVPYYQHIKKLIKFFDCVEFDHIPREENQMADALATLAAMFGLDPRGEVEVIKIEKREIQAHCLNIVAEPNEASDNDKRTIRRLSSSFFLDKNVLYKRSSGFVLLRCVDIDEAKQIMEEIHEGICGTHSSGYSMARKILRAGYYWLTMERDCIRYAIRCHKCQIYADKTHVPVNPLRVLAAPWPFSMWGIDVIGPIEPKASNGHRFILVAIDYFTKWVEANSYAKVTSNVIARFLRKDIVCRYGVPERIITDNGTNFNSKMVNDLCEQFKIKHHNSSPYRPKMNGAVEAANKNIKKIIQKMTENYKDWHEKLPFALYGYRTSVRTSTGESPFALVYGTEAVLPIEVEIPSIRVVVEANLDETEWVRTRYEHLNFIEERRLGALCRGQLYQRRMIRAHHKRVRPRCFREGDLVLKMIQPPQKDHRGKWTPTYEGPYVVKKAFSGGAVILARMDGDDLPHPVNVDVLRRYYA